The following proteins are co-located in the Diaphorobacter sp. HDW4B genome:
- a CDS encoding sulfotransferase, with translation MATTKSVASIRRWFSQAVFNTRARPGQSPQAPMPMIVGSPRSGTTLLRLMLDAHPEMAIPPETGFLTMQLPSADVENPKKWFADAVTHFPPDAPGWQDFGIAREVFEQALGQLEPFEYAEGFRLFYRMYAAKFQKPRWGDKTPLYCLSMLYVQQLLPEAHFIHIIRDGRGSAASLRKQWFSPGDSMAVQAQYWRTNVTAAREAAMQCQHYLEVRYENLISNTEAELRRICDFIQLEFDPVMLRYHEHSASRLLEHKERVTHDGVVIVGETQRRAQQIRTTQAPIPQLLTSWRDALSAAEIAEFNAVAGDFLQALGYSVSPEANQAPEGHPEPTSW, from the coding sequence GTGGCAACAACAAAGTCAGTGGCCAGCATTCGACGATGGTTCTCACAAGCCGTGTTCAACACCCGCGCCCGACCGGGGCAATCGCCTCAAGCGCCCATGCCGATGATTGTCGGATCGCCCCGCTCAGGCACCACGTTGCTGCGGTTGATGCTCGATGCGCACCCCGAAATGGCGATCCCGCCAGAGACGGGCTTTCTCACCATGCAGTTGCCGTCTGCAGACGTGGAAAACCCGAAGAAATGGTTTGCAGATGCGGTCACGCATTTCCCGCCCGACGCTCCGGGTTGGCAGGACTTTGGCATTGCTCGCGAAGTGTTCGAGCAAGCCCTCGGGCAATTGGAACCGTTTGAATATGCGGAGGGCTTCCGGTTGTTCTACCGGATGTACGCGGCCAAATTTCAGAAGCCGCGCTGGGGTGACAAAACACCGTTGTATTGCCTAAGCATGCTTTACGTGCAGCAGCTTTTGCCTGAGGCACATTTCATTCATATCATTCGCGATGGCAGGGGCAGCGCCGCCTCGCTGCGAAAGCAATGGTTTTCGCCTGGGGATTCGATGGCCGTGCAGGCGCAATACTGGCGAACCAATGTGACTGCCGCTCGCGAAGCGGCAATGCAGTGTCAGCACTATCTTGAAGTGCGCTATGAAAACCTGATTTCGAACACGGAAGCAGAACTGCGACGAATCTGCGACTTCATTCAACTGGAATTCGATCCTGTCATGCTGCGTTACCACGAGCACAGCGCGAGCAGACTTTTGGAGCACAAGGAACGCGTCACCCATGATGGCGTTGTGATCGTGGGCGAGACTCAGCGCCGGGCGCAGCAAATCAGAACAACGCAGGCACCGATACCGCAATTGCTGACGTCGTGGCGCGACGCATTGAGCGCTGCAGAAATCGCCGAGTTCAATGCGGTCGCGGGAGATTTTCTGCAGGCGCTTGGCTACTCTGTTTCGCCTGAAGCGAACCAAGCACCCGAAGGTCATCCAGAGCCAACGTCATGGTGA
- a CDS encoding META domain-containing protein: MNLSSVFRRISASTAVMVVASLVALAQGSHAAERRLEMPVTEASPMADQLEAYRWHFLKAEAANGQEQTEFGVPTDWPRAMQMGFSEKGYGGIHVCNSIGWKYTLQEGNGIRFHEFNSTVMACGSSGEQSPNSPNDIMGLEERVGRLLNMVRSFALTLADESTPPRLTLAFADGSRWMFSGTPTVRTQYGDNKQHLLFEVAAERQTCDEEAADVPQECIRVREVRWDTPNRSDPMHNARMNQLTLNAQEMFTGKMDWSSVAAFSYTGPWQLLPVNAIDGFKHHPGSRTFEYVDKYQLRNQSKGAPDVAYVHRERMAPRSAP; the protein is encoded by the coding sequence ATGAATCTCTCATCGGTTTTTCGGCGCATTTCTGCATCGACTGCGGTGATGGTTGTGGCGTCGCTGGTTGCGCTGGCGCAGGGCAGTCATGCTGCCGAGCGGCGTTTGGAAATGCCTGTCACGGAGGCTTCGCCGATGGCGGATCAGTTGGAGGCATATCGGTGGCATTTCCTGAAAGCCGAAGCAGCCAATGGGCAGGAGCAAACAGAGTTTGGAGTCCCGACGGATTGGCCTCGCGCCATGCAGATGGGATTTTCGGAAAAAGGCTACGGAGGAATCCATGTTTGCAATTCCATCGGATGGAAGTACACCTTGCAGGAAGGTAACGGCATTCGTTTTCATGAATTCAACTCCACAGTGATGGCGTGTGGATCCAGCGGTGAACAGTCACCGAACTCTCCCAACGACATCATGGGCCTGGAAGAGCGCGTAGGAAGGCTGCTGAACATGGTTCGAAGCTTTGCTCTGACGCTGGCGGATGAATCCACGCCACCACGTCTGACGCTCGCATTTGCAGACGGATCGCGCTGGATGTTCAGCGGAACACCGACCGTGAGAACCCAATACGGGGATAACAAGCAGCACTTGTTGTTCGAGGTGGCGGCCGAGCGGCAAACTTGCGATGAGGAAGCGGCGGATGTTCCACAGGAGTGCATCCGGGTGCGCGAGGTGCGTTGGGATACCCCCAATCGTTCCGACCCCATGCACAACGCGCGGATGAACCAACTGACCCTCAACGCTCAGGAAATGTTCACGGGAAAGATGGATTGGAGCAGTGTGGCGGCATTCAGCTACACCGGTCCGTGGCAGCTTCTGCCGGTGAACGCCATTGATGGCTTCAAGCATCACCCGGGCTCGCGTACGTTTGAGTATGTCGACAAGTACCAGTTGCGAAATCAGAGCAAGGGCGCTCCTGATGTGGCCTACGTTCACAGGGAACGCATGGCTCCGCGTTCGGCGCCTTAA
- a CDS encoding IPTL-CTERM sorting domain-containing protein: MKLGRCWRVLGLGNAFFGWLLLAGVLLLSGQAHAQGSVAVDAPISATGGDNITIPVSMSTVITTSGNSTFNITVDGSLLNVAAVCNAASSSANACAQVSGVVSNGSTVTGTISNLAQGQVVVINVTARVPTESTYTGYANPGSIATIGSLQLPNNSTSSSQGNTTVTYLPYNINYSGAITSPSTTFSFGTDEIVMVNTYTNTGPGLADGIFITGGMETRDTVNWASSPWVLTDKSITCTESNGAQCPTSFDTSGDSWWGKTAIYQARVPTMPVGGQVVVTVRFKIAQPAVGSVQCTASWQSAQVRQAKIRDITGLGHYIDSLTEEQPFPPQLVTAPVPVPACPETDLETQVVTQPPVDLQLNTTYDYEIVFRNNGPLTVDSYTESAFSNHIINPSIQVTATPWQCTATGGATCPDSSGVITAFPPGGEVRMRMTVSLAQTTTPTCGTSPSWFGRLFVSPGQYTNSIDPVTGLIIADSNPANDVGRSTDSNLNLPRPACPVRDIGATVDVIPAAVQFGTPYVVRMTYTNYGPSDMNWPGGPDGPVDLDVRMGGNTGSTATLFASAQLSCTASGGATCPALTQPSYYQQPFSGSWWTYQFGQSFGVNNAFSLPTGGALTYQLTLMPIGYVPNTCPNGGTAPLAVRVGISSLDGAVDPANDPHLNGDTKESVTAPVCEDLTINKQLLVNGVQTNAVDVNGDLSFNLTASAPPTSQGGQPVTSVLIEDILPTGFVFDPATAGQFACTIVPAGDTVTQCATLGNGITWDAQTRSLKINTSMMNAGASVTYAIVGKAENQAGVWTNTATLKLNDNSFYDPNPVSNTSNVEFTVNGIEPTVLKSTLDPVLPVAGANVRYNLSISNPVSGDAVINGSLSDTLPAGFTLVSASTPVVSGGASFDEVQTPQAGATTLNWSALTMPPGSSVSVDIVVKSNPQLTCGPAIIHNSATFDYFVGAAARTVTYDGPAPGHPREDVTFPCVPVAYGTLAVSMNVYGPQPPNGFSPEAGLFATCTDIRNGSVTRFPTSGYVTLNQSQSAIFSNIPDTLQCVVAVDPSKPITTPPPGYGWMSNTPVFYTNPFTIVAGQTANGSAEWTLVNSLAALTVDLTVTGGPAGFIATVPVSALCDQPAVNTAYPSTGTENASTQQPAVISAIPEGAVCQVQPGSLPTAPTGYAWQSPTVTVAPTSVTIASGGSSAHLRAVLVADSTNTGTGSLTVTFMPTGLPAGYNPVVQASAMCDLPAAGTPFPASGTLAVAAQGSNSVASIPVDAHCVVSVDAALLPAAPAGYQWQGSPVVTQPNAITTSGVTAAITWVMVPIQIGGNTGSLSISFVATGAPVGYTPTVQTYAICSLPTAGTRYPGSGTLGVQAQGSAGVLQSIPVGAQCVVSVDMAQLPAAPTGYQWQANPVVTQPNGITANGVTATIFWTMVSTNAGQAMPVPSLGQWALILLSLALAGFAATSLRRSRTH, encoded by the coding sequence ATGAAGCTCGGTAGATGTTGGCGGGTGCTGGGGTTGGGTAACGCATTCTTTGGGTGGCTTTTGCTGGCCGGGGTCCTGCTGCTTTCCGGTCAGGCACACGCGCAAGGCTCAGTCGCTGTCGACGCGCCAATCAGCGCCACCGGGGGTGACAACATCACGATTCCGGTCTCGATGAGCACTGTGATAACGACATCCGGAAACAGCACATTCAACATCACGGTGGATGGGAGTCTGCTCAATGTGGCCGCTGTCTGCAACGCCGCGAGCAGCAGCGCCAATGCCTGCGCTCAGGTGTCGGGCGTTGTGAGCAATGGCTCCACGGTCACTGGCACCATCAGCAATCTGGCTCAGGGGCAAGTGGTTGTCATTAATGTGACCGCTCGGGTACCCACGGAGTCCACTTATACAGGCTATGCCAATCCCGGCAGCATTGCCACGATTGGCAGCCTGCAATTGCCGAACAACTCCACTTCCTCGTCCCAAGGCAACACCACGGTCACCTATCTTCCCTACAACATTAACTACAGTGGTGCCATCACATCGCCCTCCACTACGTTCAGCTTTGGTACGGACGAGATCGTGATGGTCAATACCTATACCAATACAGGCCCCGGCTTGGCAGATGGTATTTTCATCACTGGCGGTATGGAAACCCGTGATACGGTCAACTGGGCCTCTTCGCCCTGGGTCTTGACGGACAAGTCCATCACTTGCACCGAAAGCAATGGTGCGCAATGCCCCACGAGTTTTGATACCAGCGGCGACAGTTGGTGGGGAAAGACAGCGATTTACCAAGCACGCGTGCCAACGATGCCGGTAGGCGGGCAAGTGGTGGTAACGGTGCGCTTCAAAATTGCGCAGCCAGCGGTGGGTTCTGTGCAGTGCACAGCCTCTTGGCAAAGCGCACAAGTAAGGCAAGCCAAAATCCGCGATATCACAGGTTTGGGGCATTACATTGATTCTCTAACTGAGGAGCAGCCATTTCCCCCCCAGCTCGTGACGGCACCTGTTCCGGTTCCTGCCTGCCCTGAGACAGACTTGGAGACACAAGTAGTCACCCAACCCCCGGTCGATCTGCAACTGAACACGACCTATGACTACGAAATTGTCTTTCGCAACAATGGCCCGCTCACGGTAGACAGCTACACCGAAAGCGCGTTTTCCAACCATATTATCAACCCCTCCATTCAGGTCACGGCAACACCATGGCAGTGCACTGCCACAGGCGGAGCCACCTGCCCGGATTCCAGCGGGGTAATCACTGCCTTCCCGCCAGGTGGCGAGGTGCGAATGCGCATGACGGTGTCCTTGGCCCAAACTACCACGCCAACTTGCGGCACCTCTCCATCATGGTTTGGGCGACTGTTTGTCAGCCCAGGCCAATACACGAACAGCATTGATCCTGTCACTGGCCTGATCATTGCAGACTCGAACCCGGCGAACGATGTCGGGCGGTCTACCGATTCCAATTTGAATTTGCCACGACCAGCGTGCCCTGTGCGTGACATAGGCGCAACTGTAGATGTGATACCCGCGGCCGTGCAATTTGGCACGCCCTATGTGGTGCGAATGACCTATACCAACTACGGCCCCAGCGATATGAACTGGCCGGGTGGTCCCGACGGACCGGTGGATTTGGACGTCCGTATGGGGGGCAACACCGGCTCGACCGCTACGCTTTTTGCCAGTGCCCAGCTCAGCTGCACTGCCAGTGGCGGCGCTACCTGTCCGGCACTGACTCAACCCAGTTACTATCAGCAGCCTTTTTCTGGCAGTTGGTGGACCTATCAGTTTGGCCAGTCGTTTGGTGTGAATAATGCCTTTAGCCTTCCAACAGGCGGGGCGTTGACTTATCAGCTTACGTTGATGCCAATTGGTTATGTACCCAACACATGCCCCAATGGTGGCACTGCCCCGTTAGCCGTTCGTGTAGGTATCAGTAGCCTGGACGGGGCGGTCGATCCCGCCAACGATCCCCACCTCAATGGAGATACCAAAGAGAGCGTCACCGCCCCGGTGTGCGAGGACTTGACCATCAATAAACAGTTGCTGGTCAACGGTGTGCAAACCAATGCGGTAGATGTGAATGGCGATTTGAGCTTTAACTTGACCGCATCCGCCCCGCCCACAAGCCAAGGCGGCCAGCCAGTGACCTCCGTACTGATTGAAGACATTCTGCCCACGGGCTTTGTGTTTGACCCAGCGACCGCTGGGCAGTTTGCCTGCACCATCGTTCCTGCGGGCGACACGGTGACGCAATGCGCCACTTTGGGAAATGGCATTACGTGGGACGCTCAAACCCGCTCTCTGAAAATCAATACCTCGATGATGAACGCAGGTGCATCAGTCACTTATGCCATCGTGGGTAAAGCCGAGAACCAGGCTGGCGTATGGACCAATACAGCCACGCTCAAGCTCAACGACAATTCGTTCTACGATCCCAATCCGGTCTCCAACACATCTAACGTGGAGTTCACCGTCAATGGCATCGAGCCCACGGTGCTCAAATCGACTCTGGACCCGGTGCTGCCTGTGGCGGGCGCCAACGTGCGCTATAACCTCTCCATCAGCAATCCTGTCAGTGGCGACGCTGTCATCAACGGCAGTTTGTCGGACACATTGCCTGCGGGCTTCACGCTGGTGTCGGCCAGCACACCAGTTGTCAGCGGCGGGGCATCATTTGACGAGGTGCAAACGCCTCAGGCCGGAGCTACAACGCTCAACTGGAGCGCATTGACAATGCCGCCTGGCAGCTCGGTGAGCGTGGATATCGTGGTCAAGAGCAACCCGCAACTGACCTGCGGTCCGGCCATCATCCACAACTCAGCGACGTTTGACTACTTTGTTGGTGCGGCTGCGCGTACTGTCACCTATGATGGCCCCGCGCCTGGCCATCCGCGCGAAGACGTGACGTTCCCCTGCGTGCCCGTGGCATACGGAACATTGGCAGTGTCGATGAACGTGTATGGTCCGCAGCCACCCAATGGGTTCAGTCCTGAAGCTGGTTTGTTTGCCACCTGTACCGATATCCGCAACGGCAGCGTCACTCGTTTTCCAACCAGCGGCTATGTAACGCTGAACCAGTCGCAATCCGCGATTTTCAGCAACATCCCCGACACGCTGCAGTGCGTGGTTGCCGTGGATCCCAGCAAGCCCATCACCACACCACCGCCGGGCTATGGCTGGATGAGCAACACCCCGGTGTTCTACACCAATCCATTCACCATCGTGGCCGGACAGACAGCGAACGGATCGGCCGAATGGACACTTGTGAACAGCCTGGCCGCACTCACAGTGGATTTGACGGTGACGGGTGGCCCTGCAGGCTTCATCGCTACCGTGCCCGTGTCGGCCCTGTGCGACCAACCCGCCGTCAACACCGCCTACCCTAGCACTGGCACAGAGAACGCCAGCACACAGCAGCCTGCAGTGATCAGCGCGATCCCTGAGGGCGCCGTCTGCCAAGTGCAGCCCGGCAGCCTGCCGACAGCGCCGACAGGTTACGCTTGGCAAAGCCCCACGGTCACCGTTGCGCCGACAAGCGTAACGATCGCATCGGGCGGTAGTAGCGCGCATTTGCGAGCTGTGCTGGTGGCCGACTCGACCAATACCGGCACGGGCAGTCTGACGGTGACTTTCATGCCTACGGGCCTACCTGCAGGCTATAACCCGGTAGTGCAAGCTAGCGCCATGTGTGATCTGCCCGCTGCAGGCACGCCGTTCCCCGCCAGCGGCACATTGGCCGTAGCAGCGCAAGGCAGCAACAGCGTGGCGTCGATCCCTGTGGATGCGCACTGCGTGGTTTCGGTCGATGCGGCGCTTCTGCCTGCTGCGCCCGCTGGCTACCAGTGGCAAGGCAGCCCAGTGGTTACGCAGCCAAACGCCATCACCACCAGTGGTGTGACGGCTGCCATCACCTGGGTGATGGTTCCCATCCAAATCGGAGGTAACACAGGCAGTCTGAGCATCAGCTTTGTGGCAACCGGGGCGCCTGTCGGCTACACACCTACGGTACAGACCTACGCGATTTGCAGTCTGCCCACTGCGGGCACGCGTTACCCTGGCAGCGGCACGCTGGGGGTGCAGGCGCAAGGAAGTGCAGGCGTGCTGCAGTCCATTCCTGTCGGCGCACAGTGCGTTGTCTCGGTAGACATGGCGCAACTGCCCGCCGCGCCCACTGGCTACCAGTGGCAAGCCAATCCTGTAGTGACGCAGCCCAATGGCATTACTGCAAACGGAGTGACAGCGACCATCTTCTGGACCATGGTGTCGACTAACGCAGGCCAAGCAATGCCTGTTCCATCTTTGGGTCAGTGGGCGCTGATACTGCTCTCCCTTGCTTTGGCCGGATTTGCCGCAACAAGCTTGCGCCGCAGCCGAACGCATTGA
- a CDS encoding DUF6630 family protein — MSVFTWLRKLISNDPASTGPQSPAPDASPANAEHWRALCAAAGRALVPDDADALWSEVEQALNEPEHYYSRFADDLANRGIESPDAVSPWLALVDGLQRRGQLHEMDWKLDMGDVIWGVQQLQSSRQRGLSLDALADSKATGHDALMEASVHLRSQGVALVTFDIDSDSYPLSLLALEDVKPLEELANRVGGRLFAL; from the coding sequence ATGAGCGTGTTCACATGGCTTCGGAAACTGATCAGCAACGACCCCGCCTCCACGGGCCCGCAGTCACCTGCGCCCGATGCTTCGCCGGCAAATGCCGAGCATTGGCGAGCGTTGTGTGCCGCAGCAGGGAGGGCACTGGTCCCGGATGATGCGGACGCGCTATGGAGCGAAGTGGAGCAGGCGCTGAACGAGCCTGAGCATTACTACAGCCGCTTTGCCGACGATCTTGCCAATCGGGGCATCGAAAGTCCGGACGCTGTATCTCCCTGGTTGGCGCTGGTAGATGGCTTGCAGCGCCGGGGACAGCTCCATGAGATGGATTGGAAACTGGACATGGGAGACGTAATCTGGGGCGTTCAACAACTTCAATCCTCGCGGCAACGCGGGCTTTCTCTAGATGCTCTCGCGGACAGCAAAGCCACGGGTCATGATGCGTTGATGGAGGCCAGTGTCCATCTGCGCTCGCAGGGTGTCGCGCTGGTCACCTTCGATATCGACAGCGATAGCTACCCACTGAGCCTGCTGGCGCTGGAGGACGTAAAGCCTCTTGAGGAACTGGCAAACCGCGTGGGAGGGAGGTTGTTTGCACTTTAG